A stretch of Palaemon carinicauda isolate YSFRI2023 chromosome 36, ASM3689809v2, whole genome shotgun sequence DNA encodes these proteins:
- the LOC137628850 gene encoding uncharacterized protein, which translates to MGSCYSCNRQRTQHTPQQPDTFPPSIQIDEFDESNVRLWKVFREAIQPLYLKILGWVNPGWNPSSNFKDYLESQGVNIIQVKKSLNNNQRDKFINPLSHDTWDITMIYALLPFSKCLAGKNDKKWHEQNGSDPELSLTRIKNKRNETAHIPKIDKGRCSDMINTLYELTIKIQEGLKLVMLWDGVNPEDKEEIEREIDRVFDNTRQKIDEIGKGGIGAEVFDEYQREIDFAKKMKLLEDGGFPCLKHRLEKLKSINPLNLITGTSSNPNIPVEMIHTEMKLEEESGPSSVPIEEILNHIPHDDPSRLLLIKGMAGMGKTTLVKKIISDWLSKKDEIKGLNDFDILLYVECRDSIESFKDLLVAFFGDVHQKFHDNEIIDVCLAYKCLLIIDGYDEMNDKSSKLFLDVLTVKKSRKISVIVTTRPEFEERFNNQVKSDYTTVSRISLEGIPKEKREEFVCKYYAVLGSDNSPLQSLDELLQYLRKTMHTMHEVWGLPLNLALVTILWKIKPEVISNITTEAELYWQFHLLSLSKLKERLAKNPLTAHLPPSSININTMKFIDKLCGESFKALQNDEINIPESTINNLSAFCHSLGLPAEELTGAFLKKVTTSQGSFHYSFPHKGIMEFMAALSFPMKLTNQCWDQSVNTATLTKIFEILLGGSIPENLHKYQNMLIQVISLFHVGDGAEMKVSEDAKIEALELLVRSGVNDRDSVLRVMKNIKCEHSSSRWIAQRFKLFGKDTIIEEHTIDAYIALLRATDPFLPNREEIDITINLHDTDGFVELQRQLCRHLINPSWIELSNHFIGLSEPTVEERESIKNVLTNDCKEYIGIWDPTFQIPPNIRSLYVRVKDHPSLDAFCQSLEKTKEIESLDIRFSVNDVSSISRPIPFLERDPDVIVQVCDVKEEDIENVGDILRTLQPRDARRSFAFIRFPLCSPRRTKSSEVILRLLASLKGVRVRRYIQFPKEERPDDEALRREMGLKAKESTGCKGGVHWLGFRMFH; encoded by the exons agacacctTTCCTCCTTCGATCCAAATCGATGAGTTTGATGAGTCAAACGTAAGATTATGGAAGGtgttcagggaagccattcagcctctttacTTAAAGATCCTTGGCTGGGTGAATCCAGGATGGAACCCTTCAAgtaacttcaaagactacctcgaaagccaaggggtTAACATCATTCAAGTCAAGAAGAGTCTTAATAATAATCAACGGGATAAATTCATAAATCCTTTATCACACGACACATGGGACATAACTATGATTTATGCGCTTCTTCCCTTTTCTAAATGTTTAgctggaaaaaatgacaaaaagtggCACGAACAAAATGGTTCCGACCCAGAATTGTCGTTGACACGAATAAAGAATAAGAGGAATGAAACAGCCCACATTCCGAAAATAGATAAAGGAAGATGTTCTGACATGATAAATACATtatatgaacttacaataaaaattcaagagggcttaaaacttgtCATGCTCTGGGATGGGGTAAACCCTGAGGATAAAGAGGAAATCGAAAGAGAAATAGACAGAGTTTTTGATAATACCCGACAAAAGATTGATGAGATAGGAAAAGGAGGTATAGGGGCtgaggtctttgatgaatatcaaagggaaattgacttcgcaaaaaagatgaagttattggaagatggaggcttcccttgtttgaagcACCGTCTTGAAAAATtgaaaagcattaatcctctcaacctgataacaggaacctcttctaaccccaacataccagtagagaTGATtcacacagaaatgaagctagaagaggaaagtggcccctctagtgttcctatagaggagatactgaatcacaTACCTCATGACGATCCcagtcgactcttactgatcaagggaatggcaggtatggggaaaaccacactGGTCAAGAAGATCATTTCTGACTGGCTCTCTAAGAAGGACGAAATCAAAGGCCTTAATGACTTTGACATACTATTGTatgtagaatgcagggattccattgaatcttttaaagacttgttagtggcgttttttggagacgttcaccagaaattccatgataatgaaattattgatgtatGTTTGGCTTACAAGTGTCTACTCATCATTGATGGGTACGACGAAATGaatgataaatcatcaaaattattcctaGATGTATTGACAGtgaagaaatcccgcaaaattagtgttattgtgacaaccagacctgaatttgaggagagattcaacaatcaagtgaaatctgattacacaactgtgtctaggattagtcttgagggaattccaaaggagaagagagaagagtttgtatgcaagtattatgcagtattggggtcagaCAATTCTCCCTTGCAATCATTAGATGAATTGTTgcagtatctgaggaaaacaatgcacactatgcatgaggtgtggggactacccttaaatctcgctcttgtaaccATTCTGTGGAAGATTAAACCCGaggttataagcaacatcaccactgaagctgagctctactggcaatttcaCCTTTTGTCTCTATCAAAATTGAAGGAGCGTTTGGCGAAAAACCCGCTCACAGCTCACTTACCACCAAGttctataaatatcaacacaatgaaATTTATAGATAAACTATGTGGTGAATCATTCAAAGCATTACAAaatgatgaaatcaatattccagaatCCACCATCAATAATTTGTCTGCCTTTTGTCATAGTTTGGgattgccagccgaagagctaactggcgccttcctgaaaAAAGTGACCACTTCCCAAGGCTCCTTCCATTACAGTTTCCCGCATAAAGGGAtaatggaattcatggcagctctgtctttccctatgaaattgacaaaccaatgctgggaCCAATCAGTAAACACAGCCACACTTACAAAGATCTTTGAAATTCTTCTTGGAGGGAGTatccctgaaaaccttcacaaatatcaaaatatgcttaTCCAGGTGATCAGCCTTTTCCATGTGGGTGACGGGGccgagatgaaggtgtcagaagatgccaagattgaggcactggaactcctagtaaggtcgggagtgaacgacagagactctgtgctaagagtcatgaagaatatcaaatgtgaacattcttcttcaagatggatagcacagaggttcaagtTGTTTGGTAAAGACACCATAATTGAAGAacatacaattgatgcgtacattgccctccttagagccacagatccctttctcccaaacagagaggaaattGATATCACAATAAACCTTCATGACACTGATGGGTTCGTTGAACTACAAAGGCAACTTTGCcggcatctcatcaacccatcaTGGATAGAACTCTCTAACCATTTCATCGGACTTTCAGAGCCGACCGTGGAAGAAAGAGAGTCAATCAAGAACGTACTcaccaatga ttgcaAGGAGTACAtaggcatctgggacccaacgttccaaatccctccaaatattagAAGTCTCTATGTCAGGGTTAAGGACCAtcccagcctcgacgccttctgtcaatctttggaaaagacaaaagagaTTGAATCTTTAG atattcgcttcagtgtcaacgacgtcagcagcatcagtcgccccatccctttcttggagagGGATCCTGATGTCATTGTCCAAGTCTGCGatgtcaaggaagaagacatcgagaatgttggggacatccttcggacattgcaaccacggGATGCAAGGAG atcgttcgCGTTTATCCGGTTTCCTCTGTGTTccccaaggaggacgaagagctctgaggtcatcctcagactcctcgcctccttgaagggagtcagggtgagaagGTACATCCAGTTCCCAAAAGAAGAACGACCAGATGATGAAGCCTTACGCAGAGAGATGGGTCtcaaggcaaaggaatccaccggatgtaaaGGTGGTGTTcattg GTTAGGATTTCGAATGTTTcactga